The DNA window tattcttttttttttaattatcaagaTTTTGATTAAATTATAGTATGTTACAAGCTATGTCCTATGAGGAATGTTTTAATCATTAGAGTAACAGCCTATAACTCACTTCTTGTGTTTCTTCTGGGCAGCTTTCTTCTTGACCATCTGCAGCCGCTTCATAGCATTAAGCTGTGACTCTTGTGAAGATGGAGCTTTGAGAGATGCTGAGGGAGTGCTGCCAGATTCTGAAGTGGTTTTACTGGTGGCACTTCCACTGGGCCCTAAGGTAGCACTATTTCCATTCCCACTCAGTTGGCTGCTATTTCCTGGAAACAAACTACTGGGACTCGGAAGACCTACTTTGCTGACATTGTCACAACTAACTGAGCAACTAAGGCCTGTTTTCCCCAGGGTTAGAGGTGGAAGTGGCTTCAGTGGTACAGTGGGAGAGGTGCTGGTACCTGAACCTATTTTGGAACTGATTCCACCTTGGTTGATGTTGCCAGACTAGTCAAACCAACAGGCTTCTGGGTAACTGATGAGGTAGTAGGTTTCCCACTATTATTTTTTGCTGTGGAACTCAATTTAGCTGTTGATGGGCCAGCAGAGGAAGTTTTGGCTGCAAAAGCTGCCCACCCACTAGTTACTGAAGAGGAAACATTGTTACtagaagaatttcctgaaataactGTGGATGTCTTGACTTCTGTTCTTTTGAATGCTAGGAAAGTCATCTTTTGTTTGAGTTTAGTTTCTGGTTTCTTAACTAACGGATCCTTGATAGCCAGAACTACTGAAACAATGATAAGGGCTGGTTTCTGTGgtggtttttgagttatttgagcCATTCTTTTCATTGGTCTGGTACATTGCGCACAATAACACACCAGGTGaggatccttcactttcttgtctGTCACTTGGAGTTTATGGCATTCTTGGTGGTAGAGATTATGACACTCCTGACATTCTACTAATTGATTACCAGATGCCACCAAATTTTGTCTACAAACAACACAAGCCAATCCCATCTCCATGGCAAAATCATCAGTACTTGTCTCTTCAAAACTGGAAAGGTCAGCCATAGCTAGATCCTTGCTGGTTTGGATAGTAATGGGAGAGGATCGTGTCTCAGGTTTCTCCAATCTTGGTTTCTTTGGAATATCAATTCCTTCAGTGACTTCTAATTTCAGTTTTATAGCAGGTCTCTTCTTAgcttccttctttatcttttgaGTTGTGAGGACTTTGCCATTATTATTGCCAGAAGGAAGACCAGCTGATGTTTTGGGTTCTTGTTTAATAGAAATAGATTTTACACTTGAGATTTTGGGTGGTTCCACATCCTTCTGAATTGGACGATAACTTGAATCAATGCCCCGAGCCAAAGACTCATCGAGCAGTGCTTTTAGCTTTTCCACAGAATCTTTACTCTTTGAATGTAAGAAGTCTAgtgccttcaaaaaaaaaaaaagggggggatcaagggatggatagatggtttagcagttaagtgcttgcctgtgaagcctaaggaccccagttcaaggcttgactccccaggacccacgttagccagatgcacaaggggatgcacacatctggagtttgtttacaggccctggtgcacccattctccctctctctcttcccctttttctctgtctgtctgtcactctcaaataaataaacaagaaaaaaattaaaaagaaatgggaagTTCTAAGTTCACAACcgcagccattgcaaacacctTAGGGGACACGTCTGCAAATGCAGGTCAGGTGACAAAAACCCGGCTTCCAAAATAAATCAGGAGACAAAACAGTGACAGGAGACACTTATATTTAAAAAGTGTGAGTCCTttgattaaaacaaaacacatcaACAGTCTCAATTAGGGCAAAGTCCTGGGAAAGACGCTAGAAGATGAGCGGTGCCACAGGGTCTGTACAGGGAGGTCGCCGGGACCCTGTGTCGCAAGCCGTGGGCTCCGTTCCGGGACCCAGTCCCTGGAGCGGTGTACTTGGTCCACCGACATGCTGGGGGGAGGAACAACCCATCCTCCCTGGGCCTGGagcggtcagcctgggctatgcaacCGCCTGCAAATTATGAGGTCCGCCCTCATGGAGCAAGGAAACCAAGCCCCAGTGCAGCCCCAGCAGGATTGCAAGGCTCCATGGGTGCCAGGGTCACTCGTCATCACTCACCGCTCccctgactctattcttgagagcttctagagagtctTGGACTTGTTCAGTTAGGTTGGCATTTTCTACtagttttctatgtatagtttctgtccctctgtcaagctccctttttacatcattttctgattttcttgatgtttcttggaattcatccttgcatttctttgtgtcttcatttagcatcaccagctgatttttgaggtcctctttttttttttttttcagtctccttcatatctctttactgtctttgaactccttccattttcttatctatcaggtctagtctagtgatggaagcatccacacaattatcagtcctttgttgcttttctgcaagttctaccagtagcttggtcagccTTGCATGGCTCACAggtttttggtgttctgatcctaatgactcttctatgttttgattagagatgttcattgtaggactgggtgaggtaactggattttcttgcatttgatttttcatgttatttcttttgcactgtggtctgccaatcacagtgtatgggcattaAGTGGGTGTATCATCCTGgactcaagcacagtgggaagctgaagcagcctgaggcagttgccaagcagcctgggctttggctctctcttgccaaagccacctgtgTTCCTGCTTTGGACgagcaccaaagttgcctgaccTCTCACATAGTAATGCaacaaagctgcctgcattcactAGCAAGCATACTGAGACACTAAGCATGAAAGCAGCCTAAACTCTGATGTcatggaacactgggacccagaagcaatCTGAGCTCCCCGGGGACAATGGCTGTCAGCCAGTGCAGCAGACAGGGAGGGACTGGCACCTGAGCTGATTCAGAGTGGCAGGTAAAGACAGACTGAGCTCACATGGGCAGTTGAAGTGGGCCTAGGCTCGTGTGTGAATGTGTggcagctggagcagtaagtgaccACATGGGCTGAGCATGCTAAGATTGCAGAAACAGGGATCAGCATGGCAGCGCCAATGTGGTGGGAAATGGATCAAAGGAGcttgagctccaatgggccagcaggcatagccCGCCCAAGGTCAttcatgggcaggggtagcaaGGTGATAGCCTCTGTACAGTGAGGCCactggaactatgttggcctgggaccctttccTTACAGTAAATGTGgaagtatcctgaagctgggactgtgggtatggtggctgcttgggggctggggagtgggGGACTGGGGGGCTGCCCGCACgtaagggaatcagtgattccctgtttttcccctctgtgccctcccactggcaatctattggagattgctctcccctaaaagacccattgaacccttaatgtcttgcctttctttcccagggatgtgcgGCACAGTTAGGCACTTGCCATCTTGTCCAGAAGTCcctcatatttcatatttttactaTATAATTCCAAGTAACTTACTATAAAGATTCGCAAAATCAACTCACTTAAGAGACAGAGATGTAGGAAACAGAGGAACTCATTATATACCTCTTCCATCAAAGTGAATTGATATCagagaacatattttatatacatttatggAATGTATCTGTATAACAGAAAAATTGCAAACAGATAAggtttctaaggaaaaaaaaatgaaagatagcACCATAGGATTCTCAGAACAAATTTAATGCAGGTGTTATCACAACTAAAAGTTTGTATTGCAGACCTTgcaacacagttttttttttttttcttaagagagaACATTaaccatttcctttttaaaatactttattttatttattaatttatatgacagaaaaagagggagagagaataaatgggtaatccagggcctccagccactgcaaacgggcaccagaagcatgcactcccttgtatatctggctcacatgggtcctggggaaccaaacatgagtcctttggcttttcaggcaaatgccttaacttctaagtcatccctccgGCCCACATTCATCACTTCTAAGACAGTGTGGTGTCTAGAATATGGACAATACTAGggtaaattaatttttgttttacatttcttGAGGAAACCATAAATTCAATGCCATTTTTTCAGAACCCATAGCCTGTAAAccgaaaataaaaacatattttccctCAGATATGAATTTGGATCTATGCACTAGCTTTATCTGGAAGAATGCCTATCTTTCTATATGGTTTAATATCTCAGTGAACACCACCTGAGACATTTGTGATCTCTGACAAATTATATCCACTTGATGTTGTGATGGCCTTAGatattaaattttactttaagcCTGTAATCATTTTTTGGAAATATCAGACTTATTACTTTCCACTTCCTGTTTTGGCTCCCAAATTTACCAACCCCACTGAAATGTTGAACATAGTCACAGCCTAATAAATACCCTTCAGTTTCTTCCAGCAATAATCATTTAACTCCTACAACACAATGGCTTCTTCTGCTGTCTCATacaaatgtacttatttttatgccATATTTATTTTAAGGATGGGGTACATCTTTATTGCAAAGTTTTTCCTCTGCTGAGAAGTCATTCTCTAGACCTTTCTGAAGGGGAACTAAAGCTGATGTTTCTAAAGCTTGTTTCTCTGACGACCTTTTTGACTAGTAACATTTTTGTGTGCTCCTTAAATTGATGTCTTACCACATCCTCTGAATACTATGAAATATATGTGGATTTTTTTCTGCTATTCTTTACTTTCTCTTCAGGGATGGAATATGATTTAgttttattt is part of the Jaculus jaculus isolate mJacJac1 chromosome X, mJacJac1.mat.Y.cur, whole genome shotgun sequence genome and encodes:
- the LOC101601768 gene encoding LOW QUALITY PROTEIN: integrator complex subunit 12-like (The sequence of the model RefSeq protein was modified relative to this genomic sequence to represent the inferred CDS: inserted 1 base in 1 codon); amino-acid sequence: MAAVVNLELDPPLFFFLKALDFLHSKSKDSVEKLKALLDESLARGIDSSYRPIQKDVEPPKISSVKSISIKQEPKTSAGLPSGNNNGKVLTTQKIKKEAKKRPAIKLKLEVTEGIDIPKKPRLEKPETRSSPITIQTSKDLAMADLSSFEETSTDDFAMEMGLACVVCRQNLVASGNQLVECQECHNLYHQECHKLQVTDKKVKDPHLVCYCAQCTRPMKRMAQITQKPPQKPALIIVSVVLAIKDPLVKKPETKLKQKMTFLAFKRTEVKTSTVISGNSSSNNVSSSVTSGWAAFAAKTSSAGPSTAKLSSTAKNNSGKPTTSSVTQKPVGLTSLATSXQGGISSKIGSGTSTSPTVPLKPLPPLTLGKTGLSCSVSCDNVSKVGLPSPSSLFPGNSSQLSGNGNSATLGPSGSATSKTTSESGSTPSASLKAPSSQESQLNAMKRLQMVKKKAAQKKHKK